Proteins co-encoded in one Nematostella vectensis chromosome 15, jaNemVect1.1, whole genome shotgun sequence genomic window:
- the LOC5509273 gene encoding synaptotagmin-C: MPETQYNDAVGRLGPTFAYVTLFVTTTALVVGIICRFLKELCRRLKRKRTRKVSKMSTISVSSHSEPVKLRRESSIRGSLRSIQEKLVSASTETLTPRGVTFQSPAFSIPKTRSNVLQQPLPEFSQSRTGPKDDKRISLVAMYFTDEQLALESIEPDEYKNLDHTVTIGTDQNLGQLNFIVKYSDRTRKLTVHLICGRGFPPRDFSGSLDTCVTIALLPDRTNRKQTAIHRRSTSPLYNETFVFRITADEDVYSMSLLFVTFYYDQYSHSHVLGEEQVPLVAFHLGDETMLRCFLRESSVSQTQSSSLVSAIQSMSHALVGDILISLLYTTKEQTLNVSIMKASNLSTSLAASNEKLYVKAVFSHEGQKVGKRKTELHEVGTKYTVFNEILLFRVPRETLERATLTVSLNRYNVVGKSSTIGEVAFSPMSKGPESVIG; encoded by the exons GAATTATGCAGACGACTAAAAAGGAAGCGAACGCGAAAAGTCTCGAAGATGTCCACCATCAGCGTCTCCAGTCATTCGGAACCCGTAAAGCTCCGCCGGGAAAGCTCTATACGGGGATCTTTACGCTCAATTCAGGAAAAACTGGTTTCCGCCAGTACCGAGACTTTGACGCCACGCGGCGTGACATTCCAATCACCAGCTTTCTCCATACCAAAGACACGCTCCAACGTCCTACAGCAACCGCTCCCGGAGTTCTCACAGAGTAGGACTGGGCCGAAGGATGATAAACGAATATC CCTGGTCGCCATGTATTTCACTGACGAACAACTCGCACTTGAGTCCATCGAACCCGATGAGTACAAGAATTTGGACCACACGGTTACCATAGGAACCGACCAGAATCTCGGACAGCTTAACTTCATCGTCAAATACTCGGACCGGACGCGTAAACTCACGGTGCACCTCATTTGCGGACGCGGCTTTCCTCCGCGTGACTTTTCTGGAAGTTTGGACACTTGCGTGACTATTGCGTTACTTCCGGACCGCACGAACCGGAAACAGACTGCAATCCATCGTCGTTCCACGAGCCCTTTGTATAATGAGACATTCGTGTTCAGGATCACTGCGGACGAGGATGTCTATTCTATGAGTTTGTTATTTGTGACGTTTTATTATGACCAGTATTCGCATAGTCACGTGCTAGGCGAGGAACAAGTGCCGTTAGTAGCATTCCATCTTGGTGATGAGACCATGCTCAGATGCTTTCTGCGGGAGTCTTCGGTGAGTCAG ACGCAGAGCTCGTCCCTCGTGTCGGCCATACAGAGCATGTCACATGCACTTGTCGGAGATATTCTCATTTCATTGCTCTACACCACGAAAGAACAGACCTTGAACGTGTCAATCATGAAGGCAAGCAACCTTTCAACGAGCTTGGCTGCGTCAAATG AAAAGCTCTACGTAAAGGCTGTGTTTTCTCATGAAGGTCAAAAAGTCGGCAAACGCAAGACTGAACTACACGAGGTCGGAACTAAGTACACAGTATTCAACGAAATACTGCTATTCCGAGTTCCACGAGAGACTCTCGAACGAGCGACGCTCACAGTCTCGCTTAATCGATACAACGTCGTCGGCAAGTCGTCCACGATCGGAGAAGTCGCCTTTAGCCCGATGTCAAAGGGACCAGAG